A window from Solanum stenotomum isolate F172 chromosome 5, ASM1918654v1, whole genome shotgun sequence encodes these proteins:
- the LOC125865286 gene encoding BTB/POZ domain-containing protein NPY2-like has protein sequence MKFMKLGSKPDTFQSDGKNVRYVASELDSDIVVSVGDVKFHLHKFPLLSKSAHLQKLVTNSSEGDGDEVHIHDVPGGPTAFEMCVKFCYGMTVTLNAYNVIAARCTAEYLGMDETVEKGNLIYKIDVFLHSTIFRSWKDSIIFLQTTKSRLHLCEEVKLISHCTDAIASKTSIDVRKVDWSYTYNRTKIPEENGNGPNSNGIRSRVVPNDWWVDDLCELEIDLYKRVMVNIKNKGIVSSEVIGEAIKAYTLRRFPGFSKGFCQFSDVSRSRSILDTVVCLLPAEKGSVSCSFLLKLLKASISVDSGEKVKAELVKRIGQQLEEASVNGLLIRATDGEATMYDVHVFHKILENFVVHNKDLKTQFEDGNEIPGVLSEASKLMVAKLVDGYLTEIAKDPNLPLSTFVGLAEMVTDFPRPSHDSLYRAIDIYLKEHPGISKNDRKRICCLMDCKKLSVDACTHAVQNERLPSRVVVQVLFFEQVRANASSGSSTPDLPKAIRNLTSASYASSRSATTNTENSEVTASVEELRALKEELAALRLANGGLNGDTKRHVDKAANGRMKSILSSKKIFTKIWSSKGRKQGENSGSDSSDSLEEAKYTPSRKGRYSVS, from the exons ATGAAGTTTATGAAACTTGGATCCAAACCTGATACATTTCAGTCAGATGGGAAAAATGTCAG ATATGTTGCTTCAGAGTTGGATTCTGACATCGTTGTTAGTGTAGGAGACGTTAAGTTTCATCTGCATAAG TTTCCTCTTCTGTCCAAGAGTGCTCATTTGCAAAAGCTGGTTACAAACTCAAGTGAAGGAGATGGTGATGAAGTTCACATTCATGACGTTCCGGGAGGACCTACTGCCTTTGAAATGTGTGTCAAGTTTTGTTACGGTATGACCGTTACACTGAATGCTTATAATGTCATAGCAGCAAGGTGCACTGCAGAGTATCTTGGAATGGATGAGACTGTTGAGAAAGGAAATCTTATTTACAAGATTGATGTTTTCTTACACTCGACCATTTTCCGAAGCTGGAAAGATTCGATAATATTTCTTCAGACCACTAAATCTAGGTTACATCTGTGTGAGGAAGTAAAGTTGATCAGCCACTGTACTGATGCTATAGCATCCAAGACGTCTATTGATGTTCGCAAGGTTGATTGGTCTTATACCTATAACCGGACCAAGATACCAGAGGAAAATGGAAATGGTCCTAACTCGAATGGAATTAGAAGCCGTGTCGTGCCAAATGATTGGTGGGTTGATGACTTATGTGAGCTTGAAATAGATCTTTATAAACGGGTTATGGTCAACATAAAGAACAAAGGGATTGTTTCCTCTGAAGTGATTGGAGAAGCTATTAAAGCTTATACTTTGAGAAGGTTCCCGGGCTTTAGCAAGGGTTTTTGCCAGTTCAGTGATGTGTCCAGATCGCGCTCAATATTAGATACGGTTGTATGTCTATTACCTGCTGAAAAAGGTAGTGTCTCTTGTAGTTTCTTGTTGAAATTGCTAAAAGCATCCATTTCCGTAGATTCTGGAGAAAAGGTAAAGGCAGAGCTAGTAAAAAGAATAGGGCAGCAACTGGAGGAGGCTTCTGTCAATGGTCTTTTGATTCGAGCTACAGACGGGGAAGCAACAATGTATGATGTCCATGTCTTCCACAAGATACTAGAGAACTTTGTTGTGCATAATAAGGATTTGAAAACTCAGTTTGAAGATGGTAATGAAATTCCAGGGGTTTTATCAGAAGCTTCAAAGCTCATGGTGGCGAAGCTAGTAGATGGATACCTTACAGAAATTGCCAAGGATCCTAATCTTCCATTGTCGACATTTGTTGGTCTAGCAGAGATGGTAACAGATTTCCCTCGCCCTAGTCATGACAGCCTTTATCGGGCAATTGATATATACCTCAAG GAGCACCCTGGGATCAGCAAGAATGACAGAAAGAGAATTTGCTGTCTGATGGATTGCAAGAAGCTCTCAGTTGATGCATGTACACATGCCGTGCAAAACGAGAGACTTCCATCACGTGTTGTCGTACAAGTTCTCTTCTTTGAGCAAGTCAGGGCCAATGCATCATCGGGGAGCAGCACTCCGGATCTTCCCAAAGCTATTAGAAACCTCACTAGTGCTTCATATGCGAGCTCAAGGTCAGCGACAACAAATACAGAGAATTCGGAGGTTACAGCCTCTGTAGAAGAACTGAGGGCTTTGAAAGAAGAGCTGGCAGCCTTAAGATTGGCAAATGGAGGACTAAATGGCGATACCAAACGTCACGTTGACAAGGCTGCCAATGGTAGAATGAAAAGTATACTTTCATCAAAGAAGATCTTTACAAAAATTTGGTCAAGCAAAGGCAGGAAACAAGGGGAAAATAGTGGCTCAGATTCATCTGACAGCTTGGAAGAAGCTAAGTACACACCTTCAAGAAAAGGAAGATATTCAGTTTCTTGA
- the LOC125863986 gene encoding uncharacterized protein LOC125863986, with protein sequence MTMMDREGPWSIYRSGSRYFCIQYQWIPISTSFLPFRSMATGTSSSSLLPIDEEDEILMLYGSESGWVEAKTHCDHLASLSSDLTHIPTPDTPCNRCQHPVENWLCLCCKEVLCSRFVNKHMLEHYKLADHSLALSFSDLSVWCFSCNAYLDAQVIVPLQSVHFTAYVLKFNEPPPSRAVECVHITDNRADGSSTSGK encoded by the exons ATGACGATGATGGACCGGGAAGGACCA tGGTCCATTTATAGGAGCGGAAGTCGCTATTTTTGTATCCAATATCAGTGGATCCCTATTTCAACTTCGTTCCTGCCCTTCAG ATCCATGGCAACTGGAACTTCTTCATCGTCTTTACTTCctattgatgaagaagatgagatATTGATGCTATACGGGTCCGAATCAGGTTGGGTTGAGGCCAAAACTCACTGTGATCACCTGGCTTCTTTGTCATCCGATCTCACCCATATTCCAACTCCTGATACTCCTTGCAACAG GTGCCAACATCCAGTAGAGAACTGGCTATGTTTGTGTTGCAAGGAGGTTCTTTGCAGTCGATTTGTTAATAAGCACATGCTCGAGCATTACAAGCTGGCCGATCACTCTTTAGCCCTCAGCTTTAG TGATCTATCCGTATGGTGTTTCTCCTGCAATGCCTATTTAGATGCTCAAGTTATAGTGCCGTTGCAGTCTGTTCATTTCACTGCCTACGTACTGAAGTTTAATGAGCCTCCACCATCACGAGCAGTGGAGTGTGTACATATTACAGATAACAGAGCAGACGGTTCTTCTACTTCTGGGAAGTaa